One window of the Burkholderia sp. FERM BP-3421 genome contains the following:
- a CDS encoding glycosyltransferase — protein MTLVIVFLLSCLSLVIWLVLLFARGGFWRARPARRLPPEARGAAARDGWPAVAAVVPARNEADVIAAAVTSLLEQDYPGAFHLIVVDDHSTDGTADAARAAALAIGRAERLTVLGAQPLPAGWSGKVWAQSQGIAAVRTLGLPADYLLLTDADIGHPPDAVAQLVTRAQAEQRDLVSLMVRLRCDSFWEKALIPAFVFFFAKLYPFSWINDPRNRTAGAAGGCMLVRRAALEEAGGIESIRGALIDDCSLAAQIKHRGEGRHPIRLDLADRSVSLRPYDSWRDIWNMIARTAFTQLRYSPLMLVGTLFGMAVIYLLPPVAALAYGARAWPAWLAWASMCTAYAPMLGYYRRSPLWAPALPLVALFYVGATFASAVRYWRGKGGQWKARVQAPVER, from the coding sequence CGCTCGTGATCGTGTTCCTGCTGTCGTGCCTGTCGCTCGTGATCTGGCTCGTATTGTTGTTCGCGCGCGGCGGTTTCTGGCGCGCGCGTCCGGCGCGCCGCCTGCCGCCCGAGGCGCGCGGCGCGGCGGCCCGGGACGGCTGGCCGGCCGTGGCGGCCGTGGTGCCGGCCCGCAACGAGGCCGACGTGATCGCGGCGGCGGTCACCTCGCTGCTCGAACAGGATTATCCGGGGGCGTTCCACCTGATCGTCGTCGATGACCACAGCACCGACGGCACGGCCGACGCCGCGCGCGCGGCGGCGCTCGCCATCGGCCGCGCGGAGCGCCTGACGGTGCTGGGCGCGCAGCCGCTGCCGGCCGGCTGGTCGGGCAAGGTGTGGGCGCAGTCGCAGGGCATCGCGGCCGTGCGCACGCTCGGGCTGCCGGCCGACTACCTGCTGCTGACCGACGCCGACATCGGCCATCCGCCCGACGCCGTGGCCCAGCTCGTGACGCGCGCGCAGGCCGAGCAGCGCGATCTGGTGTCGCTGATGGTGCGGCTGCGCTGCGATTCGTTCTGGGAGAAGGCGCTGATTCCGGCGTTCGTGTTCTTCTTCGCGAAGCTGTATCCGTTCTCGTGGATCAACGATCCGCGCAATCGCACCGCCGGCGCGGCGGGCGGCTGCATGCTGGTGCGCCGCGCGGCGCTGGAGGAGGCGGGCGGGATCGAGTCGATCCGCGGCGCGCTGATCGACGATTGCAGCCTGGCCGCGCAGATCAAGCATCGCGGCGAGGGCCGGCATCCGATCCGGCTCGATCTCGCGGATCGCAGCGTGTCGCTGCGCCCGTACGACAGCTGGCGCGACATCTGGAACATGATCGCGCGCACCGCGTTCACGCAGCTGCGCTATTCGCCGCTGATGCTCGTGGGGACGCTGTTCGGGATGGCCGTCATCTACCTGCTGCCGCCGGTTGCCGCGCTCGCCTACGGCGCGCGCGCCTGGCCGGCGTGGCTCGCGTGGGCTTCGATGTGCACCGCGTATGCGCCGATGCTCGGCTATTACCGCCGTTCGCCGCTGTGGGCGCCGGCGCTGCCGCTCGTCGCGCTGTTCTATGTGGGCGCGACCTTCGCGTCCGCCGTGCGCTACTGGCGCGGCAAGGGCGGCCAGTGGAAGGCGCGCGTGCAGGCGCCGGTGGAGCGCTGA